TGCACTTTATTTTCAAATCAATTCTACTAATGTGAATGGTTCACATCCTATTGACACAGTCATTGAATTTTGTGAGCATCATTCAAGCCCAATTGAGATGAACATTTTCACGTTGCGCGATGATTCATTAAAAAATGAAAAGTTGATTGGAAAAGTTTCTATTACACATAAATAATATTGGACGCTTGGCCAGTTGTAGTTGTGATTGCGCCGTAGTTAAAGGTAGAATTTTTCCTGTTAAGGCGAACACACAAAATATTTTTGTAATTTTTTTTCCACTACTGTCCGATAAAAACATTTGATGGCATCCGTTATCTCAATAATATCAGGTGATGCCAACACATTATCACGTTTGGGGCTTACTTATGGTTACCGCTTTTCAATTTAGTTTCTTTCTTCTTTTGGCTTGACCCAAAAGAAGCAAAAAGTCAAGGCCCGCAAAAAAGACAGGCAATACTTCTTGCAAATTCTAAGTGCGGACGGGTGATCTCCGGAACATTTGTAATTGAAGGAACGTTATCTGCACGGAGCTTCCCGTCCTTACTAAGAATTCGCCGCGAATTATCACCTATCTTTTTTGATGGCCGGGGAAGCTTTATCTGAATATTTTACTTTTTCCCCGGACAATAGTGTTTTTTTTCATTTACTAAAATTTTTGTTTGCGTTTTTTCTACGGAGCGTAAATTTTTCCTGTTAGGAGTGCAACACAATACATTTTAGCTTTTATTATGCTACGTTTTTTGCAATGGGTTTTACACGAATCTAATATCAGATAATTCTTTTCCGATTGTATGTATTCCCTGAATGATTTTGTCTGTTTGTTTTGCGGATGGATTTTTTCGTCCTTGCACATATTGTGAAAGTAAAGTAGGATTCATTCCAATTCGCTTTGCTAGGAAATTTGCATTCAGTACACGATAATATTGAAAGAACTGTTGTAAGTCAAGATTCAATTTGATGTTTTTTGCGTCGACAAAGTAACCACTTTCTTCATATGCAAGATTCAATGCGTCAATTAAATTGTCGTATAAAGACGTAATGTCCTTTGCCGTCGAAAAGACAGCCATATCTTCGGCATAAGCAGAGTAACCAGTTTTAGTTTTTTCAACTGTTACATTAATTTTTTTTGTCAACTTCTTCATAATCCTACTTCTTAATTCCGGCTTGTTTGAACAATTTTTTTTCTAACCCACGACCAAGTTTGCTACTTCCATGATTCGGAAAAATTATAATTCCTTCCTTGGTGTCATGAATTAGTTTCAGATGTGATCCGCTTTGAGATATGCCGTACCATCCGTCTTTCTTCAAAATTCTTAAAGCTTCGGAACATTTCACATGCAGAGGTAAATAATAATTTACTTTATTGCAAGGATTTCGCCAAATTTAAATGTAGCATAACGGCAGTCTGTCTAACACATTCCTAAATTCACTTCTTCTTCTTCCCGCGTGAATATCCAAAGTAGAATCCAAATCCGAAACCAATCATAAGTGTAAGAATGGCTACCCAGAATTTGAAAATGACATACCCTGCCAGCGCAAGTAAGATGGTTCCGGCAACAAGTATCCAAATGGTTTTTGATGATTTTGATTCCATAGTATGAGAGATTGATTCATGCGAATGTACGTTTTCTTTGCGTGATGATGAATGAAAACTGAAACTCATCGCAATACACTTCTAAGGTTGACTGAAAGATGAAATTTGGTGTTTCATTGGTTAATCTTGCATTGAAATAGTAAAGTTATATATTGACTTAATATTTGCATTTATAAAGTAATTACTTTACGTTTACTTAAAAGAGTAAATCATGCGTTGATTATTGACTTAAAACAGAACTGTTCAAAGCATTCTCACAATGATGTATCGTCTACTAATCACTTAAATCTCTATACCAACTGAGATTTCACAAACTCAATAGCTTTAGGTAAACTATCCGGATCTTTCCCTCCTGCTGTTGCAAAGAAAGGTTGACCGCCGCCGCCGCCGCCAATTAGTTTCGCTGATTCACGCACTAAATTTCCGGCGTGCCAGTTTTTTGATTTAGCTAATTCATCTGAAATTGCAATTGAAATAGTTGCTTTTCCATCTGCTTTTCCACCTACAACTATAACAAGATTTTGCACTTCACCTTTTAATTGAAAACACAAATCTTTAATGAGATTTGCATCCAGATCAAGAATAGCTGAAGCATAATTTACTCCACCTAAATCTGTGATTTGTTTTTTCAAATCTTCTTTGATACTCACTAATTGACCGCGTTGCAATTTTTCAATTTCTTTAGTAAGTGAAATATTTTTCTTGTATAAATCTTCAATGGTTTTTGATAGATCAGCCGGTTTATTGAACATGGCGGAAATTAGGTCATATTGTTTTGCGCGCTCTTTATAATACTGCTCAGCTTTATCAGCAGTAATGGCTTCAATACGACGAACACCGGCTGCAACAGATCCTTCAGACACAATTTTAAACATACCAATTTCACTGGTTGAGCGCACGTGACATCCGCCACATAATTCAATTGAATCACCAAATTTTATAACGCGTACAAAATCACCGTACTTTTCACCAAATAGTGCCATGGCTCCCATTTTCTGTGCTTCATCAATGGGCAGTGAACGCTTCTCATCCAAATGAATGCCTTCTTTGATTTTATCGTTTACTCTTTTCTCAATTTCTTCCAATTCTTCATCGGTCACTTTTGCAAAATGAGAGAAATCAAAACGCAGGTTTTCATCATTTACCAAAGATCCTTTTTGTTCAACATGTTTACCAAGCACTGCACGCAAAGCATGATGCAATAAATGGGTTGCACTATGATTTGCTTGCGTGAGACGTCGTTTAGAAGCAGTGACTGTTGCCTTAAATGTAGACGTTAAATTTTCAGGTAATTTTTCTGCAAGATGAATGATCAGATTGTTTTCTTTTTTTGTATCAAAAATTTCAATAGTTTCTGTTCCGTTTGAAATTGTTCCCTGATCACCAACTTGTCCTCCACCTTCAGCATAAAAAGGAGTCACGTTAAACACCAATTGATAGAATGATTTATTTTTTTGTTTGACTTTACGATATTTTACCAGATACAAATCAGTCTTCAAAAAATCATAGCCTATAAATTCTTGTTCATCATCATTCATGAGAATCACCCAATCATCAGACTCAACTTGAGTAGCTGCGCGAGAGCGGTCTTTTTGTTTGGCTAATTCTACTTCATACCCGCGCTCATCAACCAGCATTTCACGCTCCCTGGCAATCAATGAAGTTAAGTCAAACGGGAATCCGTAGGTGTCATATAACTCAAAAACATCTTCCCCTGCCAATTCATTTTTACCACTTGATTTTGCTTTGGTAATTACATCATTGATCCGTTTGATCCCTGTTTCAAGTGTTCTGAAAAAACTTGCTTCTTCTTCACGAATTACCTTTTGAATAAGCTCAGCCTGACTTTTAAGTTCAGGAAAAGCATCACCCATTGCCACGCCAAGTTTCACTGACAGATCACACAGAAAAGGTTCTTTCAAATCAAGCGTTTGATAGCCATACCGCACCGCACGACGAAGAATACGGCGAATCACGTAACCAGCGCCGGTATTAGATGGTAATTGCCCGTCTGCAATAGAAAATGAAATTGCGCGAATGTGATCTACAATTACACGCATGGCTATATTCACTTTTTCATCTTGTCCATATTTTTTACCGGTGAGCTCAACCAGATATCCAATTAAAAACTGGAACATATCTGTGTCATAATTTGATTGCTTGCCTTGCAATACCATAGCCAAGCGCTCTAATCCCATTCCGGTATCTACATGCGTTGACGGTAATTTTTCCAATTCACCATTTGCTTTGCGGTTGAACTGCATAAACACCAAATTCCAGATTTCAATTACCTGCGGATGATCATTATTCACCAAAGTTTTTCCATCAATTTTTTTGCGTTCATCTTCTAAACGCATGTCGACATGAATTTCAGTACATGGCCCGCAAGGACCAGTATCACCCATTTCCCAAAAATTATCTTTTTTACTAGCCTTTAAAATTCGCTCAGCAGGCATGTATTGTTTCCATAAATTTTCTGATTCAGTATCTGCAGGCACGCCGTCTTTTTCATCTCCTTCAAAAACGGTGACATAGATTCTGTCTTTGTCAATCTTATAAACCTGAGTTAAAAGTTCCCATGCCCAATCAATAGATTCTTTTTTAAAATAATCACCAAATGACCAATTACCTAACATTTCAAACATGGTGTGGTGATAGGTATCAACGCCTACTTCTTCCAAGTCGTTGTGTTTTCCTGAAACGCGCAAACATTTTTGTGTATTGGCAATACGCTTATCCTCTGCTTCACGATATCCCAGAAAAAAATCTTTAAACTGGTTCATGCCTGCATTGGTAAACATGAGGGTTGGATCATTTTTTACCACCATGGGTGCAGATGGAACAATTTTATGACCTTTGGATGCAAAAAAATCCTGAAAAGCCTTACGTATGTCGTTGATTTTCATTTGATACTCTGTTAACTATTGTTAATTGGAATTGCAAAGTTAGACTTATCCGGTAAATTTGCACCCGAATTGGGTTGGGGATTTTTTTTAGGGATTAGGGATTAGGGATTAGGACATAGGCATTGGGGTGGGTGTAGGGGTGAATCGCATTCGCCCTAACGTAGAAGGTGAAAAATTATTGACGACTGCAATCATACAAATTTAATACGCAATACATGTAAGGCGAGTTGCATTCGCGATATCGTAGAATAAGATAAAAAATAAAAGAAAATGAAAAAACAAAAATTCAGATATAACCCGGATACCTTGTCTTATGTGCCGGTAGAGGTGACTTGGCAGGAGCGTATCTTGAAAGCGTTGCTAGTTATTGCACCGGCAGTTGTGCTTGGGTTTGTTTTTCAATTAATTTTTTCAGCATTATTTCCTTCAGCAGCAGAGTCTGATTTAGAGCGTGAAAATAATTTTTTGACTGAACAAATGGCTACCATGCAAGAAGAGATGGATTTGATGTCAGCCGTATTAGAAGATATTGAAAAAAGAGACAACGAAATTTACAGAGTAGTATTCAATGCAGATCGTTTTCCGGATGAAATGCGTCAACTTGGAACCGGTGGAACAGATGAGTATGATCACCTGAAAGGATTTGATATTTCAGAACAGGTTATTGCCAATTCAAAAAAAATTAAAGAATTACAGAAGAGAATTTATGCGCAGTCACTTTCATTTGATGAAGTAATTAAACTGGCGAACGAAAAAGAAAAAATGCTATCCTGCATCCCTGCCATTCAACCTATTTCAAATGAAGATTTAACTCGTATGTCATCAGGTTATGGCTGGCGCATTGATCCAATTTACA
This genomic stretch from Crocinitomicaceae bacterium harbors:
- a CDS encoding helix-turn-helix transcriptional regulator, which gives rise to MKKLTKKINVTVEKTKTGYSAYAEDMAVFSTAKDITSLYDNLIDALNLAYEESGYFVDAKNIKLNLDLQQFFQYYRVLNANFLAKRIGMNPTLLSQYVQGRKNPSAKQTDKIIQGIHTIGKELSDIRFV
- a CDS encoding M23 family metallopeptidase, translated to MKKQKFRYNPDTLSYVPVEVTWQERILKALLVIAPAVVLGFVFQLIFSALFPSAAESDLERENNFLTEQMATMQEEMDLMSAVLEDIEKRDNEIYRVVFNADRFPDEMRQLGTGGTDEYDHLKGFDISEQVIANSKKIKELQKRIYAQSLSFDEVIKLANEKEKMLSCIPAIQPISNEDLTRMSSGYGWRIDPIYKTQRMHWGIDFTAETGTPVYATGDGVVKLVEEKMWGYGISVIIDHGFGYTTRYAHLSGYTVKAGDKITRGQHIGYVGSTGKSTSPHLHYEVEKNGVKINPIHFFHSDVASEDYERLLQMANSPNQTFD
- the alaS gene encoding alanine--tRNA ligase is translated as MKINDIRKAFQDFFASKGHKIVPSAPMVVKNDPTLMFTNAGMNQFKDFFLGYREAEDKRIANTQKCLRVSGKHNDLEEVGVDTYHHTMFEMLGNWSFGDYFKKESIDWAWELLTQVYKIDKDRIYVTVFEGDEKDGVPADTESENLWKQYMPAERILKASKKDNFWEMGDTGPCGPCTEIHVDMRLEDERKKIDGKTLVNNDHPQVIEIWNLVFMQFNRKANGELEKLPSTHVDTGMGLERLAMVLQGKQSNYDTDMFQFLIGYLVELTGKKYGQDEKVNIAMRVIVDHIRAISFSIADGQLPSNTGAGYVIRRILRRAVRYGYQTLDLKEPFLCDLSVKLGVAMGDAFPELKSQAELIQKVIREEEASFFRTLETGIKRINDVITKAKSSGKNELAGEDVFELYDTYGFPFDLTSLIAREREMLVDERGYEVELAKQKDRSRAATQVESDDWVILMNDDEQEFIGYDFLKTDLYLVKYRKVKQKNKSFYQLVFNVTPFYAEGGGQVGDQGTISNGTETIEIFDTKKENNLIIHLAEKLPENLTSTFKATVTASKRRLTQANHSATHLLHHALRAVLGKHVEQKGSLVNDENLRFDFSHFAKVTDEELEEIEKRVNDKIKEGIHLDEKRSLPIDEAQKMGAMALFGEKYGDFVRVIKFGDSIELCGGCHVRSTSEIGMFKIVSEGSVAAGVRRIEAITADKAEQYYKERAKQYDLISAMFNKPADLSKTIEDLYKKNISLTKEIEKLQRGQLVSIKEDLKKQITDLGGVNYASAILDLDANLIKDLCFQLKGEVQNLVIVVGGKADGKATISIAISDELAKSKNWHAGNLVRESAKLIGGGGGGQPFFATAGGKDPDSLPKAIEFVKSQLV
- a CDS encoding type II toxin-antitoxin system HicA family toxin, yielding MWRNPCNKVNYYLPLHVKCSEALRILKKDGWYGISQSGSHLKLIHDTKEGIIIFPNHGSSKLGRGLEKKLFKQAGIKK